From a single Anaerolineales bacterium genomic region:
- a CDS encoding ABC transporter permease: MQPEKQKDSLARQILRSASEASLVPFLAILTAVILGGIIIQLSGGNPFMAYRGLIEGSFGSQRALSETAVWATPYIFAGLAVALAFKGGLFNIGAEGQLAVGAVAAALMGYALPEWLGFNLPAIIHLPLTILFGITMGALWAGIVGWLKAYTGGHEVINTIMMNYIALNTTSFLLNGIMKDRSPTNVIARTPLIAEEARIAPLFEGLRVHWGFILALLVAFLVWWLLTKTTLGFQIRTVGLNPDAAKYAGINVKRIIIVTMMISGALAGLAGVIEVTGLNYRHELGFSQGYGFDAIAIALLGKSHPLGVVLAAILFGAMRNGATRMQFLTQIPVDLISVLQALILLFVAADAIVRFIYRIKSKGERVVLTRGWGG, translated from the coding sequence ATGCAACCTGAAAAGCAAAAGGATTCACTGGCAAGACAGATCCTGCGGTCCGCTTCCGAGGCGAGTCTTGTTCCTTTCCTCGCCATTCTGACGGCAGTGATCCTGGGTGGAATTATCATCCAATTGTCTGGGGGAAACCCCTTTATGGCATATAGGGGTCTTATCGAAGGTTCCTTTGGATCTCAAAGAGCGTTAAGTGAAACTGCCGTGTGGGCAACACCTTATATATTTGCAGGTCTTGCGGTTGCGCTGGCGTTCAAAGGCGGTCTGTTCAACATCGGCGCGGAGGGACAGTTGGCGGTCGGAGCGGTCGCCGCGGCGCTGATGGGCTACGCCTTGCCGGAGTGGCTTGGTTTCAACCTGCCTGCCATCATTCACCTCCCACTGACCATTTTGTTCGGCATTACCATGGGCGCTTTATGGGCGGGAATCGTCGGCTGGCTGAAGGCATATACAGGCGGTCATGAAGTCATCAACACCATCATGATGAACTATATCGCCCTTAACACCACATCCTTCCTGTTGAATGGGATCATGAAAGACCGCAGCCCGACCAACGTTATTGCCCGCACACCGTTGATCGCAGAGGAGGCGCGCATTGCACCGCTTTTCGAAGGGTTGCGAGTCCATTGGGGCTTTATTCTCGCCCTGCTGGTTGCATTCCTGGTCTGGTGGCTGCTGACCAAAACCACGCTTGGTTTTCAGATCCGCACTGTGGGTTTGAACCCGGATGCCGCCAAATATGCGGGCATTAACGTCAAACGCATCATCATTGTCACCATGATGATCTCGGGGGCGCTTGCAGGATTGGCGGGTGTCATCGAAGTGACCGGGTTGAACTACCGCCACGAACTCGGCTTTTCCCAGGGCTACGGTTTTGACGCAATCGCCATTGCCCTGCTTGGGAAGTCGCATCCGCTTGGGGTTGTGCTGGCAGCCATCCTGTTCGGAGCGATGCGAAATGGCGCGACCCGCATGCAGTTCCTGACACAGATTCCAGTCGATCTGATCTCCGTGCTTCAGGCGCTCATCCTGCTCTTCGTTGCAGCGGATGCCATTGTCCGCTTTATCTATCGCATCAAATCCAAGGGGGAACGCGTCGTACTCACTCGAGGCTGGGGAGGCTAG
- a CDS encoding ABC transporter permease, with amino-acid sequence MDWKRFSFILFTILVIFGVVVFIGQVRQSPILIITSMLATTIAVATPLTLGALSGLYCERSGVVNIGIEGMMLASAFFGWLGAIYMYHAMGSSVNFAIGMGVFFAVLTGGLMALLHAVLSITFKVDQIIGGTVINILAVGLTGFLNRQMFFGRGSVFGGDIPNSPGVLPTIHVPITEIFSPLCNEAAACLQNITAINRVFDQKPIAISAILLVFISHFVLFNTRWGLRTRAVGEHPKAADTVGINVVKMRYANVIIGGFFAGLAGAYFTIESVPSFEPLLTNGRGFISLAAMIFGNWTPIGAWAASLVFGASQALNINLQIFRDVIPPQLAFLQQSYIVGLTPYILTMFILTGVIGKTTPPAADGVPYEK; translated from the coding sequence ATGGACTGGAAACGGTTTAGTTTCATTTTATTTACCATCCTCGTGATCTTTGGGGTGGTGGTGTTTATCGGACAGGTCCGGCAGTCTCCCATTTTGATCATCACCAGCATGCTGGCGACCACCATTGCTGTGGCTACGCCGCTGACGCTGGGTGCGCTGTCGGGTTTGTATTGTGAACGCTCCGGCGTGGTCAATATCGGTATTGAGGGCATGATGCTCGCATCCGCCTTCTTTGGCTGGCTGGGCGCGATCTACATGTATCATGCGATGGGATCAAGCGTCAATTTCGCCATAGGGATGGGGGTCTTTTTCGCCGTTCTCACAGGCGGGCTGATGGCGCTTCTGCATGCCGTGCTCTCGATCACATTCAAAGTGGACCAGATCATCGGTGGGACAGTCATCAATATCCTCGCAGTCGGTCTGACCGGCTTCCTGAACCGCCAGATGTTCTTTGGCAGGGGCAGTGTATTTGGCGGCGATATCCCCAATTCGCCCGGCGTCCTGCCAACCATTCATGTCCCCATTACCGAAATATTCTCTCCGCTCTGTAATGAAGCCGCGGCTTGTCTACAAAACATTACAGCGATCAACCGTGTATTCGACCAAAAGCCCATCGCCATCAGCGCCATCCTGCTTGTATTTATCTCGCATTTTGTCCTGTTCAACACCCGCTGGGGTCTGCGGACGCGAGCCGTCGGTGAACATCCAAAAGCCGCGGATACGGTCGGCATCAACGTTGTAAAAATGCGCTATGCCAATGTAATCATCGGCGGTTTTTTTGCCGGTCTGGCGGGAGCATACTTCACCATCGAATCTGTGCCATCCTTTGAGCCGTTGCTCACCAATGGGCGCGGATTTATCTCGCTGGCGGCAATGATCTTCGGAAATTGGACGCCCATCGGAGCATGGGCGGCGTCGCTTGTGTTCGGCGCGTCCCAGGCACTGAATATCAACCTCCAGATCTTCCGCGATGTCATCCCGCCGCAATTGGCATTTCTGCAACAATCCTACATCGTGGGATTAACCCCCTACATCCTCACCATGTTCATCCTGACGGGTGTCATCGGTAAGACCACCCCGCCCGCCGCGGACGGCGTTCCTTACGAGAAATAA
- a CDS encoding NBR1-Ig-like domain-containing protein, whose translation MFRNKKYLTFTLIVITTLILSACGAGDTQDALIQTAVAETVAAQSTEPPATQPPAETLIPTQTPFQMPTSLPTLPSPVNTGNSARFECAKASLQDETVIDGIILKPGEQFTKTWYIQNTSPCTWDTNYKIIFWDGNMMGGGYYYNLPQVVAPGATIPISLVLTAPTADGSYRSEWKLQTSDNINFGVGLYNAPFYTDISVSSAEKPAFGITSVNLYVTREPKTGCQPANMVYTAYAEVSTSGPYEFTYYWGQKDGNNSSPKTVFINSSTTTTYTRVWQFGRAASQGNKWFTFVITEPVYREYKVDFVFECP comes from the coding sequence ATGTTCAGAAATAAAAAATATTTGACATTCACGTTAATCGTCATCACAACCCTGATCCTCTCCGCCTGCGGAGCAGGTGACACTCAGGATGCGTTGATTCAAACCGCCGTCGCAGAGACAGTTGCCGCGCAGAGCACCGAACCACCCGCAACCCAGCCACCCGCTGAAACCTTGATCCCAACGCAAACGCCCTTCCAAATGCCGACCAGCCTTCCAACCCTGCCGTCCCCTGTCAACACGGGCAATTCGGCAAGATTCGAATGTGCTAAAGCCAGCCTGCAGGATGAAACCGTTATCGACGGTATCATCCTGAAACCCGGCGAACAATTTACCAAGACGTGGTACATCCAGAACACCAGCCCTTGCACATGGGATACCAACTATAAGATCATCTTCTGGGATGGAAACATGATGGGCGGCGGTTATTATTACAACCTTCCCCAAGTTGTCGCCCCCGGAGCGACCATTCCGATCTCTCTCGTACTGACAGCCCCCACCGCAGATGGCTCCTATCGTTCCGAATGGAAACTCCAGACCTCGGATAACATCAATTTCGGCGTGGGCTTGTACAACGCGCCCTTCTACACGGATATATCCGTTTCCTCTGCGGAAAAACCGGCATTTGGCATCACCAGCGTCAATTTGTATGTGACCCGCGAGCCGAAAACCGGCTGTCAACCCGCGAACATGGTCTACACGGCATACGCCGAAGTATCCACCAGCGGACCGTACGAATTCACCTACTACTGGGGTCAAAAGGACGGAAACAACTCAAGCCCCAAAACGGTGTTCATCAACTCATCCACTACCACGACCTATACCCGTGTGTGGCAATTCGGGCGCGCCGCATCGCAGGGTAATAAGTGGTTTACATTTGTTATCACTGAACCCGTGTACCGGGAATACAAAGTGGACTTTGTATTCGAATGTCCGTAA
- the queG gene encoding tRNA epoxyqueuosine(34) reductase QueG: MKQLKQAIKEKARQLGFVLAGVASSDPPAHYSIFEDWLNKGHHAGMDYLASERSRVRRADPKQILPECRSILVLALPYENSEFKIQNSEFKIAAYALGADYHDVIPPRLQQIVEFIEEQVGHPVPNRYYTDTGPILERELAQRAGLGWIGKNSMLINPQAGSTFLLAEILLGIELEPDPPFPTDHCGSCTRCLDACPTQCILPNRTLDASRCISYLTIENKGEIPEDLRLQIQNWIFGCDICQQVCPWNRFSSASDPALEPSIPLPVLTSDLLLSSVQFNQRFKRTPIQRAKRRGYLRNLAVAIGETGNAGDIPMLEKAAQDEEPLVREHAKWAIKQINRRSG, from the coding sequence TTGAAGCAACTCAAACAAGCCATAAAAGAGAAAGCGCGCCAGCTGGGATTTGTCCTGGCTGGCGTTGCTTCTTCCGACCCGCCCGCACACTACAGCATCTTTGAAGACTGGCTGAACAAGGGACATCACGCCGGAATGGACTATCTCGCCTCGGAACGCAGCCGCGTCCGCCGCGCCGACCCGAAGCAGATCCTCCCCGAGTGCAGATCCATCCTCGTGCTGGCATTGCCTTATGAAAATTCTGAATTCAAAATTCAGAATTCAGAATTCAAAATCGCCGCCTACGCCCTCGGCGCAGACTATCACGATGTCATCCCTCCGCGCTTGCAACAGATCGTCGAATTCATTGAAGAGCAGGTCGGGCATCCCGTCCCCAATCGTTACTACACCGACACCGGTCCCATCCTCGAGCGCGAACTCGCTCAACGCGCAGGCTTGGGTTGGATCGGCAAAAATTCCATGCTCATCAACCCGCAAGCGGGTTCCACATTTCTGCTCGCCGAAATCCTGCTCGGCATCGAACTCGAACCCGACCCGCCCTTCCCCACCGACCACTGCGGCTCCTGCACGCGCTGCCTCGATGCCTGCCCCACCCAATGCATTCTCCCAAACCGCACACTCGACGCCAGCCGCTGCATCTCCTACCTCACCATCGAAAACAAGGGCGAGATTCCCGAAGACCTGCGCCTTCAAATTCAAAATTGGATATTCGGATGCGACATCTGTCAGCAGGTCTGCCCGTGGAATCGATTCTCCTCCGCATCTGATCCTGCTCTCGAGCCGTCCATTCCGCTTCCCGTCCTGACCTCGGACCTGCTCCTGTCATCCGTCCAGTTCAACCAACGCTTCAAGCGGACTCCGATCCAGCGTGCCAAACGGCGCGGATACCTCCGCAACCTTGCTGTTGCCATCGGAGAAACGGGCAACGCAGGCGATATTCCCATGCTCGAAAAAGCCGCACAAGACGAAGAGCCGCTGGTGCGGGAACACGCGAAGTGGGCGATCAAACAGATTAATCGTAGGTCGGGCTAG
- a CDS encoding NBR1-Ig-like domain-containing protein, which translates to MSRKSLSIAVAMVFLLIAQAACNMPSNPATPDTFATLNGIYTASALTIEAAGTQTGFTATPGLPQPTVTLAGSPTATNQAVLPSPAPQSKCDAAQFLGDVTYPDGSVIPRNTTFVKIWRIKNVGTCTWTTSYSLVFTSGDSMGASATVAMPGTVNPGQYIEIPVTLKAPNKDGKYRGYWKLRNSSGVLFGLGAQADTAFWVDIRVTGPSHVAYNFADNYCQAEWTNGDNTLPCPGTDGAPQGSVIRLNSPRLENGSKENEPGLLTYPQDRRNGFISGEFPAFTVQAGDRFRTIINCQYDSPKCDVVFRLDYRNNGQVKTLASWHEVYEGKYYPIDLDLSSLAGETLKFILHVSANGGNSQDYALWLNPHIVRQGNPPPTWTPSLTPTITPTSTPTLTPTLTLTPTSTASPTPTATETPTETPTP; encoded by the coding sequence ATGTCTCGAAAATCCTTATCTATCGCTGTTGCAATGGTGTTTCTGTTAATTGCCCAGGCAGCTTGCAATATGCCTTCCAATCCGGCGACACCGGACACATTTGCCACGCTCAACGGAATTTATACCGCTTCCGCCCTGACCATCGAGGCGGCAGGCACCCAAACCGGCTTTACCGCCACTCCGGGCTTGCCCCAGCCAACCGTCACCCTGGCAGGATCGCCCACAGCGACGAATCAAGCTGTGTTGCCCTCACCAGCTCCACAGTCCAAGTGTGATGCGGCGCAATTCCTTGGCGATGTCACCTATCCCGATGGGAGCGTCATCCCGCGCAACACCACTTTTGTGAAGATCTGGCGCATCAAGAACGTCGGCACCTGCACGTGGACGACGTCCTATTCGCTTGTCTTCACAAGCGGCGATTCGATGGGAGCGTCCGCCACTGTGGCGATGCCCGGAACTGTGAATCCGGGGCAATACATCGAAATTCCGGTCACGTTGAAAGCGCCGAACAAGGACGGAAAATACAGAGGCTATTGGAAACTCCGCAACTCGTCAGGCGTGCTGTTCGGACTTGGCGCGCAGGCGGATACCGCGTTTTGGGTGGATATCCGCGTGACAGGTCCATCGCACGTTGCCTACAATTTTGCGGATAATTACTGCCAAGCGGAGTGGACCAATGGTGACAACACGCTTCCCTGTCCCGGCACAGATGGGGCACCGCAGGGCTCTGTCATCCGCTTGAACTCCCCAAGGCTGGAGAACGGCTCCAAGGAAAATGAGCCGGGTCTGCTCACCTATCCGCAAGACCGGCGTAACGGCTTCATCAGCGGAGAATTCCCTGCTTTCACCGTGCAGGCTGGCGACCGCTTCCGCACCATTATCAACTGTCAGTACGACTCGCCGAAATGCGATGTGGTCTTCCGGCTCGACTATAGGAACAACGGACAGGTAAAAACGCTCGCAAGCTGGCACGAAGTCTATGAAGGCAAGTACTATCCCATTGATCTTGATCTGAGCAGCCTTGCCGGAGAGACGCTTAAGTTCATTTTGCACGTCAGCGCGAACGGCGGAAACAGCCAGGATTACGCGCTTTGGCTCAATCCCCACATCGTGAGACAGGGAAACCCGCCTCCCACATGGACTCCGAGCCTGACTCCGACCATCACGCCTACATCCACGCCGACACTGACCCCGACTCTCACACTCACTCCTACTTCCACAGCGTCCCCTACGCCAACCGCGACAGAAACGCCCACAGAAACGCCTACACCATAG
- a CDS encoding NBR1-Ig-like domain-containing protein, which produces MKLKLSIALLIIALLVAACAPSTPVEPTPDVSVIRTSAASTVVAELTLTAAAFTPTSAPTDTPEPDLPPTETPTIAFATDPTQAALGTPAALCDDYDFNLSTLDVTIPDGTPMSPGQEFVKTWKIRNTGICTWDTTYRPIFSYSSPPNVRMNAQPVPLSVLVAPGEEADVSVQFTAPSTPGRYTLYWQMVNGRGIPFGTKDYILIVEIVVQ; this is translated from the coding sequence ATGAAACTAAAACTGTCCATCGCCCTGTTGATAATCGCCCTGCTGGTTGCAGCCTGTGCTCCTTCCACTCCGGTTGAACCAACCCCGGATGTAAGCGTGATCCGTACATCGGCGGCAAGTACGGTGGTGGCAGAACTCACACTCACCGCAGCCGCATTCACGCCCACCTCTGCCCCCACAGACACACCGGAACCGGACCTCCCTCCGACCGAAACGCCGACCATCGCCTTCGCCACGGACCCGACCCAGGCAGCACTGGGTACTCCCGCCGCCTTGTGCGATGATTACGATTTCAACCTTTCCACACTCGACGTCACCATCCCGGACGGCACGCCCATGAGCCCGGGTCAGGAATTTGTCAAAACATGGAAAATCAGAAACACCGGAATCTGCACCTGGGATACCACATACCGACCCATCTTCTCCTATAGTTCACCGCCCAATGTGCGGATGAACGCCCAGCCGGTTCCGCTTTCCGTGCTTGTCGCCCCCGGCGAGGAAGCCGATGTCTCCGTGCAATTTACAGCACCGTCCACACCGGGAAGATACACCCTCTATTGGCAGATGGTCAACGGGAGGGGCATCCCCTTCGGTACAAAAGATTACATCCTGATCGTTGAGATCGTCGTCCAATAA
- a CDS encoding NBR1-Ig-like domain-containing protein: protein MKKNIRLFNLFVIMALFLGACNLPSNDPQDASATSAAQTVEALLSATPMMTETPTVPPINTITPIPTSLVTNTPIASATPTCNLAQFVTDVTVPDGTTMTPNQNFNKKWRIRNIGACSWNGFSLVFDSGDSMGGPATKPIPVVNPGQEVDLDVDLKVPATAGTFRSYWRIVTNNNVLVPVVNGYQGRAFYVEVKVQAVPTNTTVSQLILNPVESESGTVYEPAAGQSIPQTILAGDTASNHLARGYMSFNIAPLSGKTIQNASLALGGCSQQNDPFGGLAGIWVGEVQYTLPLKQSDYSIGGTGIQLLNSIPGPIDVKSLLQTRITEGKNRFQIRLHPAGPSDADGQADYLTCNAGSVTLTVSYFP from the coding sequence ATGAAAAAGAACATCCGCCTATTTAATTTATTCGTCATCATGGCTTTATTTTTAGGAGCCTGCAACCTTCCATCCAATGACCCGCAGGATGCCAGTGCCACCTCCGCCGCGCAAACCGTGGAAGCGCTTCTCAGCGCCACACCTATGATGACAGAAACCCCCACAGTGCCGCCCATCAACACAATTACGCCGATCCCCACCTCGCTGGTGACCAACACGCCGATAGCCAGCGCCACGCCGACCTGCAATCTGGCTCAATTTGTCACCGATGTCACCGTCCCGGATGGCACGACCATGACGCCCAATCAGAACTTCAACAAGAAATGGCGCATCCGCAATATCGGCGCCTGTTCCTGGAACGGATTCTCCCTCGTCTTTGACAGCGGCGATTCCATGGGCGGACCTGCCACCAAACCCATCCCCGTCGTCAACCCCGGTCAGGAAGTGGACCTGGATGTGGATCTCAAAGTCCCTGCCACCGCGGGCACCTTCCGCAGTTACTGGCGGATTGTTACGAACAATAATGTCCTTGTGCCAGTCGTCAACGGATATCAGGGAAGAGCGTTCTACGTGGAAGTAAAAGTTCAAGCCGTGCCGACCAACACGACCGTATCGCAGCTCATTCTGAACCCGGTCGAAAGCGAAAGCGGCACCGTCTATGAACCCGCTGCAGGACAGAGCATTCCACAGACCATTCTGGCGGGCGACACTGCTTCCAACCACCTCGCGCGCGGATACATGAGTTTCAACATCGCGCCCCTGAGCGGAAAGACCATCCAAAACGCGTCCCTGGCGCTCGGCGGATGCAGCCAACAAAACGATCCTTTCGGCGGACTTGCCGGCATCTGGGTCGGCGAAGTGCAATACACTCTGCCGCTGAAACAATCGGATTACAGTATCGGAGGGACGGGCATTCAACTGCTTAACTCCATCCCCGGACCTATCGATGTGAAGTCCCTGCTGCAGACGCGCATCACGGAAGGGAAGAACCGCTTCCAGATCCGTCTCCACCCTGCCGGTCCCAGCGATGCGGACGGTCAAGCCGATTATCTGACCTGCAATGCCGGATCGGTCACATTGACAGTGTCTTATTTCCCTTAA
- a CDS encoding NBR1-Ig-like domain-containing protein: MKFRKSTWLILLTTVSMLVSSCNIGATPAPEQNTDAIQTQAFELVLTQAALQQTQTAAAIPPTPMPTNTPLPLPTAGELPTFAPAGATNTPFAFNTQQPGLTPLVLASPTIGVINTVTTKNGCNDGAFLGEGGVTDGTEIEAGKAFDKSFMLQNTGECAWDEGYSFAFIPEFSTPGFEGYSIVLKKEKPEEYTKPGQGQTYVLKLTAPKTAGTYKAYWKMKDDSGNLFGPLVWLEIVVK, encoded by the coding sequence ATGAAATTTCGCAAGTCAACTTGGCTGATATTGCTGACCACCGTGTCCATGCTGGTCAGTTCCTGTAATATTGGAGCCACCCCTGCCCCCGAGCAGAACACTGATGCGATCCAGACGCAGGCTTTTGAGCTTGTGCTGACCCAGGCTGCCCTGCAGCAAACACAAACTGCGGCAGCGATCCCGCCGACACCCATGCCGACGAACACCCCACTCCCATTGCCCACCGCAGGTGAATTGCCCACTTTTGCGCCTGCCGGCGCGACAAACACGCCCTTCGCTTTCAATACCCAGCAGCCCGGTTTGACACCGCTGGTGCTCGCTTCGCCCACCATCGGTGTGATCAACACCGTGACGACAAAAAACGGCTGTAACGACGGCGCCTTCCTTGGTGAAGGCGGTGTCACCGATGGTACCGAGATCGAAGCCGGAAAAGCGTTCGACAAGTCCTTCATGCTGCAAAACACCGGAGAATGCGCATGGGACGAAGGCTATTCCTTTGCCTTTATCCCTGAATTCTCCACCCCCGGTTTTGAAGGTTATAGCATTGTTCTAAAAAAAGAGAAACCTGAAGAATATACCAAACCCGGGCAGGGACAGACCTACGTCCTGAAATTGACTGCGCCCAAAACGGCAGGCACCTACAAAGCCTATTGGAAAATGAAGGACGACTCAGGCAACTTGTTCGGTCCGCTGGTCTGGTTGGAGATCGTTGTCAAGTAA
- a CDS encoding ABC transporter ATP-binding protein: MSEPITVLEARELTKQFPGVLANDKVNFDLRQGEIHALLGENGAGKSTLMNLLYGLYNQDSGEIFVNGKTATINSPNDAIDLGIDMVHQHFMLIPVFTVTENVMLGEEVTRRGMLDRNAVSARIKEISTQYGLEVNPDALIGDLPVGLQQRVEILKTLYRNAKILILDEPTAVLTPQEAEDLFRIMHDLTARGVSIIFITHKLKEVLAVADRITVMRAGRIINTVTPAETNEAGLANMMVGRQVILTVKKEERSADEEILIVENLHVKDQRNLEVVHNVSFSVRGGEVLGIAGVQGNGQTELSEALTGLRSPTSGKVELAGIDVTGKPPRALTEAGLAHIPEDRQRHGLVLTYPITDNMALCDYYRPPFSRRGVIQQNALDANARKLITAFDVRTPSPFVSAGKLSGGNQQKVIVARELSRENVKLVIANQPTRGLDVGSIEYIHSEIIKMRDRGVAVLLISAELDEIMALSDRIAVMYRGQIVTIVDAKSAVREQLGLWMAGAHVKTA, translated from the coding sequence ATGTCTGAACCCATTACTGTTCTGGAAGCCAGAGAACTCACAAAACAATTTCCGGGCGTGCTTGCCAACGATAAAGTCAACTTTGATTTGCGGCAGGGCGAGATCCATGCATTACTTGGAGAGAACGGCGCGGGCAAAAGCACATTGATGAACCTGCTCTACGGGTTGTACAACCAGGACTCCGGTGAGATATTCGTCAACGGCAAAACCGCCACGATCAACTCCCCCAATGACGCCATTGACCTTGGGATTGACATGGTGCACCAGCACTTTATGCTCATCCCGGTCTTCACCGTTACGGAGAACGTCATGCTGGGCGAGGAAGTCACCCGCCGCGGCATGTTGGACCGGAACGCGGTTTCAGCCAGGATCAAGGAAATCTCCACACAATACGGGCTTGAGGTCAATCCTGATGCGCTGATCGGTGATCTGCCGGTTGGGTTGCAGCAACGCGTCGAGATCCTGAAAACCCTGTATCGCAATGCCAAGATCCTGATCCTTGATGAACCCACCGCCGTGCTCACCCCGCAGGAAGCCGAAGACCTCTTCCGCATCATGCACGACCTGACAGCGCGCGGCGTTTCCATCATCTTCATCACCCACAAACTGAAGGAAGTGCTCGCCGTGGCGGATCGAATCACGGTCATGCGCGCCGGGCGCATCATCAACACCGTGACGCCTGCCGAGACGAACGAAGCTGGTCTCGCCAACATGATGGTCGGACGTCAGGTCATCCTGACCGTTAAAAAGGAGGAGCGCAGCGCGGATGAAGAGATCCTCATCGTGGAGAACCTGCATGTAAAAGACCAGCGCAACCTGGAAGTAGTGCATAACGTCTCATTCAGCGTGCGCGGAGGCGAGGTATTGGGTATTGCCGGTGTGCAAGGCAACGGTCAGACCGAACTCTCCGAAGCGCTGACCGGTCTGCGCTCTCCGACATCGGGAAAGGTCGAACTCGCTGGAATCGACGTGACCGGCAAACCGCCGCGCGCCCTCACCGAAGCGGGCTTGGCGCACATCCCTGAAGACCGCCAGCGTCACGGGCTTGTGCTCACTTATCCCATCACCGACAATATGGCGCTTTGCGATTATTATCGCCCGCCCTTCAGCCGCCGCGGGGTCATCCAACAGAACGCGCTGGATGCAAACGCCCGAAAACTCATCACAGCGTTCGACGTCCGCACGCCATCCCCCTTCGTCAGCGCCGGAAAACTCTCTGGAGGCAACCAGCAAAAAGTCATTGTGGCGCGCGAACTCAGCCGCGAGAACGTCAAACTCGTTATCGCCAATCAGCCCACACGCGGCTTGGATGTCGGCTCCATCGAATACATCCACAGCGAGATCATCAAGATGCGTGACCGCGGCGTCGCCGTCCTGCTCATCTCCGCCGAATTGGATGAGATCATGGCGCTCTCCGACCGTATTGCCGTCATGTATCGTGGGCAGATCGTCACGATCGTGGATGCAAAATCAGCCGTCCGCGAACAACTTGGCTTGTGGATGGCAGGCGCGCACGTCAAAACTGCCTGA
- a CDS encoding BMP family ABC transporter substrate-binding protein, producing MKKLHLIFALLIIASMVLAACGGQTTAEVTAADCPKEEVLCVGLVTDVGKVNDKSFNQSAWEGVLLAQEQGVADLVQYIETADAKDYAKNIAQFADAGFDVIVTVGFGLGEATDEAALAYPNVWFIGVDQFQAWEFDDDASNDIPNVSGLGFPEDNAGFLVGALAAMMSESGVIGAVCGTDVVPPVWRFGEGYKAGAAYADAEMGTSTEVLVVYHSDVGFDKTFTDPEWGAQTAKSMMDQGADAIFGCGGITGNGAITAAAQAGAYAIGVDTDQYFTLPEAAPRMLSSAMKLITPGVAELIAEVKNGSAVSGNVLGSAGYAPFHDLDGEVPAEVKAKMEEINAGLLDGSILTNVSPAKP from the coding sequence ATGAAGAAACTACACCTTATTTTTGCCCTATTGATCATCGCTTCGATGGTCCTCGCGGCATGCGGTGGGCAGACCACCGCTGAAGTTACTGCGGCAGACTGCCCGAAAGAAGAAGTCCTGTGCGTGGGTCTTGTGACCGATGTGGGCAAGGTCAATGACAAGTCCTTCAACCAATCTGCCTGGGAAGGCGTTTTGCTCGCCCAGGAACAGGGTGTTGCGGACCTCGTCCAGTACATCGAGACTGCCGACGCCAAGGACTATGCCAAGAACATCGCCCAGTTCGCTGATGCCGGCTTCGATGTGATCGTGACCGTCGGTTTCGGTCTCGGTGAAGCCACGGACGAAGCGGCTCTTGCCTACCCCAATGTCTGGTTCATCGGCGTTGACCAGTTCCAAGCTTGGGAATTCGATGATGATGCCAGCAATGACATCCCCAACGTTTCCGGTCTCGGCTTCCCTGAGGACAACGCCGGCTTCCTGGTTGGCGCGCTTGCCGCGATGATGTCTGAGAGTGGTGTGATCGGCGCCGTCTGCGGTACCGATGTGGTTCCTCCGGTGTGGCGCTTTGGTGAAGGCTACAAGGCTGGCGCCGCGTATGCCGATGCCGAAATGGGCACCAGCACCGAAGTGTTGGTTGTGTACCACAGTGATGTCGGCTTCGACAAGACCTTCACGGATCCCGAATGGGGTGCACAGACCGCCAAGTCCATGATGGACCAGGGCGCGGACGCGATCTTCGGTTGTGGCGGTATTACCGGTAACGGTGCGATCACCGCCGCCGCCCAGGCTGGCGCTTACGCCATCGGCGTGGACACTGACCAGTACTTCACCCTGCCGGAAGCGGCTCCCCGCATGCTCTCCAGCGCGATGAAGCTCATCACCCCCGGCGTCGCTGAATTGATCGCCGAAGTGAAGAACGGCAGCGCTGTCTCTGGTAACGTGCTCGGCTCCGCCGGCTACGCTCCGTTCCACGACCTCGACGGCGAAGTTCCCGCCGAAGTCAAAGCCAAGATGGAAGAGATCAACGCCGGTCTGCTCGACGGCAGCATCCTGACCAACGTTTCGCCCGCGAAACCGTAA